In Janibacter cremeus, a genomic segment contains:
- the trpC gene encoding indole-3-glycerol phosphate synthase TrpC has product MPTVLDQIIDGVREDLAGREARLPLQQLQRQCDGMPAPRDAEALLRRPGLSVIAEVKRKSPSKGDLSQIPDPAALASAYARGGATAISVLTEERRFSGSLDDLTAVRDAVDLPVLRKDFMVSEYQVWEARARGADMILLIVAALDDRRLASLMDLAGTLGMTCLVEVHDEAETTRAVDLGATVIGVNNRDLKTLEVHIDTFARLAPLIPQTCVRVAESGVQGPDEAQLYARAGADAILVGEALVIGGDPAAGVRSMIEAGAAR; this is encoded by the coding sequence ATGCCCACTGTCCTCGACCAGATCATCGACGGTGTCCGTGAGGACCTGGCCGGGCGCGAGGCCCGGCTCCCGCTCCAGCAGCTCCAGCGACAGTGCGACGGCATGCCGGCACCACGCGACGCGGAAGCCCTGCTGCGGCGTCCGGGACTGTCCGTCATCGCCGAGGTGAAGCGCAAGAGCCCGAGCAAGGGCGACCTGTCCCAGATCCCCGACCCGGCGGCGCTGGCGAGCGCCTACGCCCGGGGCGGGGCCACCGCCATCTCGGTGCTCACCGAGGAACGGCGCTTCTCCGGGTCCCTGGACGATCTCACGGCCGTCCGCGACGCCGTCGACCTGCCGGTGCTGCGCAAGGACTTCATGGTCAGCGAGTACCAGGTCTGGGAGGCCCGGGCCAGGGGCGCCGACATGATCCTGCTCATCGTCGCGGCCCTCGACGACCGGCGGCTGGCCTCGTTGATGGACCTGGCCGGGACGCTCGGCATGACCTGCCTGGTGGAGGTCCACGACGAGGCCGAGACCACCCGGGCGGTCGACCTCGGGGCCACCGTGATCGGGGTCAACAACCGCGACCTGAAGACCCTCGAGGTCCACATCGACACGTTTGCCCGACTGGCCCCGCTCATCCCACAGACGTGCGTGCGGGTCGCTGAGTCCGGGGTGCAGGGCCCTGACGAGGCGCAGCTCTACGCCCGCGCCGGAGCCGACGCCATCCTCGTCGGCGAGGCCCTCGTGATCGGGGGAGACCCGGCGGCGGGAGTGCGCAGCATGATCGAGGCGGGAGCAGCACGATGA
- the trpB gene encoding tryptophan synthase subunit beta, translated as MTDDQTPTPGRFGAFGGRYVPEALVPALEELDEARLKAMVDPDFLDELARLHRTYTGRPSIITEVSRFAEHAGGARIILKREDLNHTGSHKINNVLAQTLLTRRMGKRRVIAETGAGQHGVATATAAALMGLECTVYMGRVDTERQALNVARMRVLGANVVPVEHGSATLKDAINEAMRDWVTNVEHTHYVLGTVTGPHPFPEMVRDFHKIIGEEAREQVLELTGRLPDAVIACVGGGSNAMGIFHRFISDEAVRLIGVEAGGEGIGTGRHAARFATAEPGVLHGAMSYLMQDEEGQTLQTHSVSAGLDYPSVGPEHSFLRDSGRAEYHYATDEQVMHAFELLCRTEGIIPALESAHALSATLELGRELGGDALLLVNLSGRGDKDMHTAAEWFGLVDGDEGGQA; from the coding sequence ATGACCGACGACCAGACCCCCACGCCGGGACGATTCGGCGCCTTCGGCGGCCGTTACGTGCCCGAGGCGCTGGTCCCCGCGCTCGAGGAGCTGGACGAGGCACGCCTGAAGGCCATGGTCGACCCCGACTTCCTCGACGAGCTGGCCCGGCTGCACCGCACCTACACGGGCCGGCCGAGCATCATCACCGAGGTGTCCCGTTTCGCGGAGCACGCCGGGGGAGCGCGGATCATCCTCAAACGTGAGGATCTCAACCACACCGGTAGTCACAAGATCAACAACGTCCTCGCCCAGACGCTGCTGACCAGGCGCATGGGCAAGCGTCGGGTCATCGCGGAGACCGGCGCCGGCCAGCACGGTGTCGCCACCGCGACGGCCGCGGCGCTCATGGGCCTGGAGTGCACGGTGTACATGGGGCGCGTGGACACCGAGCGCCAGGCGCTCAACGTCGCCCGCATGCGGGTCCTCGGGGCGAACGTCGTGCCGGTCGAGCACGGCAGTGCGACCCTGAAGGACGCGATCAACGAGGCCATGCGCGACTGGGTGACCAACGTCGAGCACACGCACTACGTGCTGGGCACGGTCACCGGGCCGCACCCCTTCCCCGAGATGGTCCGTGACTTCCACAAGATCATCGGCGAGGAGGCTCGCGAGCAGGTCCTGGAACTGACCGGACGCCTCCCGGACGCCGTCATCGCCTGCGTCGGCGGTGGGTCGAACGCGATGGGCATCTTCCACCGTTTCATCAGCGACGAGGCCGTGCGTCTCATCGGCGTCGAGGCCGGTGGCGAGGGCATCGGGACCGGACGGCACGCGGCGCGCTTCGCGACCGCCGAGCCCGGTGTGCTGCACGGGGCGATGAGCTACCTCATGCAGGACGAGGAGGGCCAGACCCTGCAGACGCACTCGGTCTCCGCCGGCCTGGACTACCCGAGCGTCGGCCCGGAGCACTCCTTCCTGCGTGACTCCGGCCGGGCGGAGTACCACTACGCCACGGACGAGCAGGTGATGCACGCCTTCGAGCTGCTCTGCCGCACCGAAGGGATCATCCCGGCCCTCGAGTCGGCGCACGCCCTGTCCGCGACGCTCGAGCTCGGCCGCGAGCTCGGCGGCGATGCCCTGCTGCTGGTCAACCTCTCCGGCCGCGGGGACAAGGACATGCACACGGCCGCAGAGTGGTTCGGCCTCGTCGATGGTGACGAAGGAGGTCAGGCATGA
- the trpA gene encoding tryptophan synthase subunit alpha, which translates to MSAPTGLADVFATCRREGRAALIGYLPVGYPSVQGSIDAVRTLAEAGADIVEVGMPYSDPVMDGPVIQRAATEALAKGVHVDDVFRAVSAAREAGAVPVVMSYWNLVLRRGVDRYAADLAAAGGAGIITPDLIPEEAGEWRTASERHGLDRIFLVAPSSTTERISVVTAATSGFVYTASTMGVTGARGSVGGAASDLVARVRATTDLPLCVGLGVSTGAQSAEVASFADGVIVGSALVSTMLDRDPEEGLVALRDLTRELAEGVRGRA; encoded by the coding sequence ATGAGTGCCCCGACAGGTCTGGCCGACGTCTTCGCCACGTGCCGCCGAGAGGGTCGCGCTGCCCTCATCGGCTACCTGCCCGTCGGGTACCCGAGCGTCCAGGGCTCCATCGACGCGGTGCGCACCCTGGCCGAGGCCGGTGCCGACATCGTCGAGGTCGGCATGCCCTACAGCGACCCGGTCATGGACGGCCCCGTCATCCAGCGTGCGGCCACCGAGGCGTTGGCGAAGGGGGTCCACGTCGACGACGTCTTCCGGGCCGTTTCGGCCGCCCGGGAGGCAGGAGCCGTGCCGGTCGTCATGTCCTACTGGAACCTCGTGTTGCGCCGAGGGGTCGACCGCTACGCTGCCGACCTCGCCGCGGCCGGGGGCGCGGGCATCATCACCCCGGACCTCATCCCGGAGGAGGCCGGCGAGTGGCGCACCGCGAGTGAGCGGCACGGACTCGACCGCATCTTCCTCGTCGCGCCGAGCTCGACGACCGAGCGCATCAGCGTGGTCACCGCAGCGACGAGCGGATTCGTCTACACCGCCTCGACGATGGGCGTCACCGGTGCCCGCGGGAGCGTGGGAGGGGCGGCGTCAGACCTCGTCGCCCGCGTCCGGGCGACGACCGACCTGCCGCTCTGCGTGGGTCTCGGGGTGAGCACGGGTGCCCAATCCGCCGAGGTGGCCTCCTTCGCCGACGGGGTCATCGTCGGCTCCGCCCTGGTGAGTACCATGCTCGATCGTGATCCCGAGGAGGGGCTGGTCGCGCTGCGTGACCTCACCCGGGAGCTGGCGGAGGGCGTGCGGGGCAGGGCATGA
- a CDS encoding MauE/DoxX family redox-associated membrane protein, which translates to MTRQRVLDLVGLAARLVLGAVLLVAGGAKVGNPLGSARAVQGYDVMPFEVARYVGYALPWVEIVIGLLLVLGLFTRISAVLGTLLMFAFVVGIAQAWARGLTIDCGCFGGGGQVAESETKYGREILRDVGFALCGVWLVVRESSTYSLDRTLFGDNKEHA; encoded by the coding sequence ATGACCCGACAACGTGTCCTCGACCTCGTGGGACTGGCGGCCCGTCTCGTCCTCGGGGCCGTCCTCCTCGTCGCGGGGGGTGCCAAGGTGGGCAATCCCCTGGGGTCGGCTCGTGCCGTGCAGGGCTACGACGTCATGCCCTTCGAGGTGGCTCGGTACGTGGGCTACGCCCTGCCCTGGGTGGAGATCGTCATCGGGCTGCTCCTCGTCCTGGGCCTCTTCACACGCATCAGCGCCGTGCTGGGGACGTTGCTCATGTTCGCCTTCGTCGTCGGCATCGCCCAGGCATGGGCGCGCGGTCTGACCATCGACTGCGGGTGTTTCGGTGGTGGCGGCCAGGTGGCGGAGTCAGAAACGAAGTATGGCCGGGAGATCCTGCGGGACGTCGGCTTTGCCCTGTGTGGGGTCTGGCTCGTGGTGAGGGAGTCCTCCACCTACAGTCTTGACCGGACCCTCTTCGGAGACAACAAGGAGCACGCATGA
- a CDS encoding DsbA family protein, which produces MSSQDRKAKAAAAASRSNRGANAFVVGGIVVIIAMVVIVSGAIWATTQSGGVDSASELPQGVEEGQPFEPYAGTNPPEDAPVVDVYEDFRCPACKGFEQATGETITQLAEDGEIRLRVHLKTVIDSLTGGESSAVAGSSAICAADQGKWTEYHKALFALQPASETKDGFAEETYTEAAKMAGLSGDDLAAWQQCTDAHSYVDYVQSVDDASVQDGITGTPVIEVEGTRLNWGGLIDQEKQQVDTDRLKQILTSGKVPEDLVATQ; this is translated from the coding sequence ATGAGCAGCCAGGACCGCAAGGCGAAGGCGGCGGCCGCCGCCAGCCGCTCGAACCGCGGAGCGAATGCCTTCGTCGTCGGCGGCATCGTCGTCATCATCGCGATGGTCGTCATCGTCAGCGGTGCGATCTGGGCGACGACCCAGTCAGGGGGCGTTGACTCCGCGAGCGAGCTGCCGCAGGGGGTGGAGGAGGGTCAGCCCTTCGAGCCGTACGCAGGCACGAATCCGCCCGAGGACGCCCCGGTCGTCGATGTCTACGAGGACTTCCGCTGCCCGGCCTGCAAGGGGTTCGAGCAGGCCACCGGCGAGACCATCACCCAGCTCGCCGAGGACGGAGAGATCCGACTGCGGGTGCATCTGAAGACCGTCATCGACTCGTTGACCGGCGGTGAGTCCTCCGCCGTGGCCGGATCGAGTGCGATCTGCGCCGCGGACCAGGGGAAGTGGACCGAGTACCACAAGGCGCTCTTCGCGCTCCAGCCGGCGAGTGAGACCAAGGACGGCTTCGCCGAGGAAACGTACACCGAGGCCGCGAAAATGGCTGGTCTGAGCGGTGACGACCTCGCCGCGTGGCAGCAGTGCACGGACGCACACAGCTACGTCGACTACGTCCAGAGCGTCGATGACGCCTCCGTGCAGGACGGGATCACCGGAACGCCGGTCATCGAGGTCGAGGGCACGCGGTTGAACTGGGGTGGGCTCATCGACCAGGAGAAGCAGCAGGTCGACACCGACCGGCTCAAGCAGATCCTCACCAGCGGAAAGGTCCCTGAGGACCTGGTGGCTACGCAGTGA
- the lgt gene encoding prolipoprotein diacylglyceryl transferase: MTHPSALPSPTTAAIEIGPLTIHAYALCILVGIAVAVWMGDRRLRDRGAQEGVVLDVAMWAVPFGIIGGRLYHVITTPQPYFGENGSPVDALKIWQGGLGIWGAVALGAVGAWIGLRKTDVRFLDFTDAVAPGVLVAQGIGRWGNWFNNEIYGEPTDLPWGLEIHRFDAASGHAVVDAAGTPIVLGTFQPTFLYESLFLFALAIVLLVVDRRVVLARGQVLALYVAGYPAGRLFIEMMRTDAANTILGLRVNIWVSVIVFTFGVVIFWIFGRRERVRA; this comes from the coding sequence GTGACCCACCCCTCGGCGCTCCCTTCGCCGACGACCGCTGCGATCGAGATCGGCCCCCTGACCATCCACGCCTACGCCCTGTGCATCCTCGTCGGGATCGCGGTGGCCGTCTGGATGGGGGACCGGCGCCTGCGCGACCGCGGTGCGCAGGAGGGGGTCGTCCTCGACGTGGCCATGTGGGCCGTGCCCTTCGGCATCATCGGTGGTCGGCTCTACCACGTCATCACCACACCCCAGCCGTACTTCGGGGAGAACGGCAGCCCGGTCGACGCCCTGAAGATCTGGCAGGGCGGCCTGGGCATCTGGGGCGCGGTCGCCCTCGGCGCCGTCGGCGCCTGGATCGGGTTGCGCAAGACCGATGTCCGCTTTCTCGACTTCACCGACGCCGTCGCGCCCGGCGTGCTCGTCGCCCAGGGGATCGGCCGCTGGGGCAACTGGTTCAACAACGAGATCTACGGTGAGCCCACCGACCTGCCCTGGGGGCTGGAGATCCACCGCTTCGATGCGGCCTCCGGCCACGCGGTGGTGGATGCGGCAGGGACCCCGATCGTCCTCGGTACCTTCCAGCCGACCTTCCTCTACGAGTCGCTCTTCCTCTTCGCCCTGGCGATCGTGCTGCTCGTCGTGGACCGCCGGGTCGTGCTGGCGCGGGGGCAGGTCCTCGCCCTCTACGTCGCCGGGTACCCCGCGGGCCGACTCTTCATCGAGATGATGCGTACGGACGCGGCGAACACGATTCTGGGACTTCGCGTGAATATCTGGGTGAGTGTGATCGTCTTCACGTTCGGAGTCGTCATCTTCTGGATTTTCGGGAGGCGTGAACGCGTCCGCGCTTGA
- the gltB gene encoding glutamate synthase large subunit: MTDVTSVSFSPYERWSSLPPDTGLYRRDTERDACGVAMVATMRGHAGRDIIDHALLALTNLEHRGATGADPLVGDGAGILTQVPDRFLREVVDFDLPEVGHYAVGTAYVPTDAAEREAMVDRIEEIIAQEGLQVLGWRQVPVNREIVGEMARDCMPDFHQLFVAAPGGEVSGLTLERLAFVARKRAERETGVYFASLSARTMVYKGMLTTAQLEPFYPDLSDERFESELGLVHSRFSTNTFPSWPLSHPFRFIAHNGEINTVKGNRNWMRARESLLRSDIIPGDLQRIMPTCAPEASDSASFDEVLELLHLGGRSLPHAVLMMIPEAWENHATMDPALRDFYEFHSMFMEPWDGPACVTFTDGRLVGAVLDRNGLRPGRYQVSDDGLVVLASETGVLDIEPEHVVAKGRLQPGRMFLVDTAEGRIIEDEEIKEQLASEHPYGQWLDEGRIMLADLPPREHIMHTPASVARRQQTFGYTQEELKILLTPMATKGAEALGSMGTDTPVAVLSEKPRLLFDYFTQMFAQVTNPPLDSIREELVTALSTAIGPEGNVLSADPSHARQVVLPFPVIDNDELAKIVHIDADRERPGKATHVVRGCYDVTGGHETLRARLTTICDEVSESIADGARFIVLSDRDSGRDRAPIPSLLLTSAVHHHLIRERTRTQVGLIVEAGDVREVHHVALLIGYGAAAVNPYLAMESVEDMARREVITEVDEQVAVVNLIKALGKGVLKVMSKMGISTVASYRGAQVFEALGLGQDLVDEYFTGTVSQLGGIGLDVIAAETAARHASAYPREGVRLPHRTLQVGGEYQWRREGEPHLFDPETVFRLQHSTRARRYDIFKQYTSRVDEQAERLMTLRGLFSLGGGQGRTSISIDEVEPISEILRRFSTGAMSYGSISGEAHETLAVAMNRIGGRSNTGEGGEDLDRLLDPERRSSIKQVASGRFGVTSTYLTHSDDIQIKMAQGAKPGEGGQLPGPKVYPWVARTRHSTPGVGLISPPPHHDIYSIEDLAQLIHDLKNANPRARVHVKLVSEVGVGTVAAGVSKAHADVVLISGHDGGTGASPLTSLKHAGGPWELGLASTQQTLVLNGLRDRIVVQVDGQIKTGRDVVIGALLGAEEFGFATAPLVVSGCILMRVCHLDTCPVGIATQNPELRERYSGKPEFVETFFEYIAQEVRELLAELGLRTLDEAIGRVDLLDTRAAVEHWKASGLDLGPIFAQVASFDGSGVRHSRAQEHGLDNALDHQLIELAAPALASGAAVRAEIPVRNVNRTLGTMLGHEVTKLSPDGLPDGTIELTLTGSAGQSLGAFLPAGITLRMVGDANDYVGKGLSGGRVVVRPPLDARYVAEENVIAGNVIGYGATSGQLFLRGIVGERFCVRNSGAAAVVEGVGDHGCEYMTGGTVVVLGPTGRNFAAGMSGGNAFVLDLDESLVNRELVDVTPLRPADREVVLELLGQHLEHTDSAVAKALLDDAEVGLDRISLVLPRDYQRVLDVRTDAEAEGLDIDGPLVWDRIMEASRG, from the coding sequence GTGACCGACGTGACTTCTGTGTCCTTCTCCCCGTACGAGCGCTGGTCGTCCCTCCCCCCTGACACGGGTCTCTACCGCCGCGACACCGAGCGCGACGCCTGCGGCGTGGCAATGGTCGCGACGATGCGGGGTCACGCCGGGCGCGACATCATCGACCACGCGCTGCTCGCCCTGACCAACCTCGAGCACCGCGGTGCGACCGGCGCCGACCCGCTGGTCGGTGACGGAGCGGGCATCCTCACCCAGGTGCCGGACCGGTTCCTCCGTGAGGTCGTCGACTTCGACCTGCCGGAGGTCGGGCACTATGCGGTCGGAACGGCGTACGTGCCGACGGACGCAGCCGAGCGCGAGGCGATGGTCGACCGGATCGAGGAGATCATCGCCCAGGAGGGACTGCAGGTCCTCGGCTGGCGGCAGGTCCCGGTCAACCGGGAGATCGTCGGCGAGATGGCTCGGGACTGCATGCCGGACTTCCACCAGCTCTTCGTTGCCGCTCCCGGTGGGGAGGTCTCCGGACTCACCCTCGAGCGGTTGGCCTTCGTCGCTCGCAAGCGTGCCGAGCGGGAGACCGGCGTCTACTTCGCGTCGCTGTCCGCGCGGACCATGGTCTACAAGGGCATGCTGACCACGGCGCAACTCGAGCCCTTCTACCCCGACCTGTCCGACGAGCGGTTCGAGAGCGAGCTCGGTCTGGTTCACTCGCGCTTCTCAACCAACACCTTCCCCAGCTGGCCGCTGAGCCACCCCTTCCGGTTCATCGCCCACAACGGGGAGATCAACACCGTCAAGGGCAACCGCAACTGGATGCGGGCCCGGGAGTCGCTCCTGCGCAGCGACATCATCCCCGGTGACCTGCAGCGGATCATGCCGACGTGCGCGCCGGAGGCATCGGACTCGGCGTCCTTCGACGAGGTCCTCGAGCTGCTCCACCTCGGTGGCCGCTCGCTCCCGCACGCAGTGCTGATGATGATTCCCGAGGCGTGGGAGAACCACGCCACGATGGATCCCGCGCTGAGGGACTTCTACGAGTTCCACTCGATGTTCATGGAGCCCTGGGACGGCCCCGCCTGCGTGACCTTCACCGACGGGCGCCTCGTCGGGGCGGTGCTCGACCGCAACGGCCTGCGCCCCGGGCGCTACCAGGTCAGTGACGACGGGCTCGTCGTCCTCGCCTCGGAGACGGGGGTCCTGGACATCGAGCCGGAGCACGTGGTCGCCAAGGGGCGCCTCCAACCCGGTCGTATGTTCCTCGTCGACACCGCTGAGGGACGGATCATCGAGGACGAGGAGATCAAGGAGCAGCTCGCGAGCGAACACCCCTACGGGCAGTGGCTCGACGAGGGGCGGATCATGCTGGCGGACCTGCCACCGCGGGAGCACATCATGCACACACCCGCCTCTGTCGCGCGTCGGCAGCAGACCTTCGGCTACACGCAGGAGGAGCTGAAGATCCTGCTCACGCCGATGGCGACGAAGGGAGCCGAGGCCCTCGGGTCGATGGGCACCGACACCCCGGTGGCCGTCCTGTCGGAGAAGCCCCGGCTGCTCTTCGACTACTTCACCCAGATGTTCGCGCAGGTGACCAATCCGCCGCTCGACTCGATCCGCGAGGAGCTGGTGACGGCGCTGAGCACGGCGATCGGGCCGGAGGGCAATGTTCTCTCCGCTGATCCGAGCCACGCGCGCCAGGTCGTGCTGCCCTTCCCGGTCATCGACAACGACGAGCTGGCGAAGATCGTGCACATCGATGCCGACCGGGAGCGGCCCGGCAAGGCGACCCACGTCGTGCGCGGTTGCTACGACGTCACCGGTGGGCACGAGACGCTGCGTGCCCGCCTGACCACGATCTGCGACGAGGTGTCCGAGTCGATCGCGGACGGCGCGCGCTTCATCGTGCTCTCGGACCGCGACTCCGGCCGGGACCGTGCTCCGATCCCGTCGCTGCTGCTCACCTCTGCTGTGCACCATCACCTCATCCGGGAGCGCACGCGCACCCAGGTCGGGCTCATCGTCGAGGCGGGTGACGTCCGCGAGGTGCACCACGTCGCCCTTCTCATCGGCTACGGCGCCGCGGCGGTCAACCCCTACCTCGCCATGGAGTCCGTCGAGGACATGGCCCGACGGGAGGTGATCACCGAGGTCGACGAGCAGGTTGCCGTCGTCAACCTCATCAAGGCACTCGGCAAGGGTGTGCTGAAGGTGATGTCGAAGATGGGCATCTCCACGGTCGCCTCCTACCGCGGAGCGCAGGTCTTCGAGGCGCTCGGCCTCGGGCAGGATCTCGTCGACGAGTACTTCACCGGCACCGTCAGCCAGCTCGGCGGCATCGGCCTGGACGTGATCGCCGCGGAGACCGCGGCCCGGCACGCCAGTGCCTACCCCAGGGAAGGGGTGCGCCTGCCGCACCGCACGCTTCAGGTCGGCGGCGAGTACCAATGGCGCCGGGAGGGCGAGCCGCACCTCTTCGACCCGGAGACCGTCTTCCGACTACAGCACTCCACCCGGGCACGTCGGTATGACATCTTCAAGCAGTACACCTCGCGGGTGGACGAGCAGGCCGAACGATTGATGACGCTTCGCGGACTCTTCTCCCTGGGCGGCGGGCAGGGCAGGACGTCGATCAGCATCGACGAGGTCGAGCCGATCAGCGAGATCCTGCGGCGCTTCTCGACGGGGGCCATGAGTTACGGCTCGATCAGCGGTGAGGCGCACGAGACCTTGGCGGTCGCGATGAACCGCATCGGCGGACGCTCCAACACGGGGGAGGGCGGCGAGGACCTCGACCGCCTCCTCGACCCGGAGCGTCGCAGTTCGATCAAGCAGGTCGCATCGGGACGCTTCGGCGTGACCTCGACGTACCTCACCCACAGCGACGACATCCAGATCAAGATGGCGCAGGGCGCCAAGCCGGGCGAAGGGGGGCAGCTGCCCGGTCCGAAGGTCTACCCGTGGGTGGCCCGCACCCGGCACTCCACGCCGGGCGTCGGCCTGATCAGCCCGCCGCCGCACCACGACATCTACTCGATCGAGGACCTGGCCCAGCTGATCCACGACCTGAAGAACGCGAACCCTCGCGCGCGGGTGCACGTGAAGCTGGTCAGCGAGGTCGGCGTCGGTACGGTCGCCGCGGGTGTGAGCAAGGCCCACGCCGATGTCGTGCTCATCTCCGGGCACGACGGTGGAACGGGCGCCTCGCCGCTGACCTCGCTCAAGCACGCCGGGGGACCGTGGGAGCTCGGCCTCGCCTCGACCCAGCAGACACTCGTGCTCAACGGGCTGCGTGACCGGATCGTCGTCCAGGTGGACGGTCAGATAAAGACCGGGCGGGACGTGGTCATCGGTGCCCTGCTCGGGGCCGAGGAGTTCGGATTCGCGACCGCGCCGCTCGTGGTCAGCGGCTGCATCCTCATGCGCGTGTGCCACCTGGACACCTGCCCGGTGGGCATCGCGACCCAGAACCCCGAACTGCGGGAGCGCTACTCCGGCAAGCCGGAATTCGTCGAGACCTTCTTCGAGTACATCGCGCAGGAGGTACGCGAGCTGCTTGCTGAGCTGGGCCTGCGCACCCTCGACGAGGCGATCGGTCGGGTCGACCTGCTCGACACCCGTGCAGCGGTCGAGCACTGGAAGGCCTCCGGGCTGGACCTCGGGCCGATCTTCGCGCAGGTCGCCTCCTTCGACGGCTCCGGCGTGCGGCACTCCCGCGCCCAGGAGCACGGCCTTGACAACGCTCTCGACCATCAGCTCATCGAGCTCGCTGCACCCGCCCTGGCGAGCGGTGCTGCCGTGCGGGCCGAGATCCCGGTGCGCAACGTCAACCGCACGCTGGGCACGATGCTCGGGCACGAGGTGACCAAGTTGAGTCCGGACGGCCTGCCCGACGGGACGATCGAGCTGACGCTCACCGGGTCGGCCGGCCAGAGTCTGGGCGCGTTCCTGCCGGCCGGGATCACGCTCCGCATGGTCGGAGACGCGAACGACTACGTCGGCAAGGGCCTCTCCGGTGGCCGGGTCGTCGTGCGGCCCCCTCTCGACGCGCGCTACGTTGCCGAGGAGAACGTCATCGCCGGCAACGTCATCGGCTACGGAGCAACGTCCGGGCAGCTCTTCCTGCGCGGCATCGTCGGCGAGCGCTTCTGCGTGCGCAACTCCGGAGCCGCCGCCGTCGTCGAGGGAGTGGGCGACCACGGGTGCGAGTACATGACCGGTGGCACGGTTGTCGTGCTCGGACCGACCGGCCGCAACTTCGCGGCCGGGATGTCCGGTGGCAACGCCTTCGTCCTCGACCTGGACGAGTCGCTCGTCAACCGGGAGCTCGTCGACGTCACCCCCCTTCGCCCGGCGGACCGAGAGGTGGTCCTGGAGCTGCTCGGCCAGCACCTCGAGCACACCGACTCGGCCGTGGCGAAGGCACTGCTGGATGATGCGGAGGTCGGTCTCGACCGCATCTCGCTCGTCCTGCCCCGCGACTACCAGCGTGTCCTGGACGTGCGGACCGATGCCGAGGCCGAGGGCCTGGACATCGATGGGCCGCTCGTATGGGACCGGATCATGGAGGCCTCCCGTGGCTGA